One segment of Anomalospiza imberbis isolate Cuckoo-Finch-1a 21T00152 chromosome 2, ASM3175350v1, whole genome shotgun sequence DNA contains the following:
- the LOC137469631 gene encoding protein-lysine methyltransferase METTL21E-like isoform X1 → MDLISSQHNHLQNQGVREFKRQEGEKEDEQIVAKIMERRFFPDHIAYKTWEGFHFVGHEIRITEATDCYGAVVWPSALVLCYFLETNSKQCNLVDKNVIEIGAGTGLVSIVASLLGAFVTATDLPELLGNLQYNILQNTKQKCKHQPCVKELSWGIDLEKNFPRSSCHFDYIMAADVVYHHPFLDELLLTFDHLCKNDTVILWAMKFRLEKENQFVDRFQTLFDLEMISNFPSLNIALYKAMRKGRMKARPSKLKV, encoded by the exons gggaaaaagaagatgAACAGATAGTTGCAAAAATCATGGAGAGGCGTTTCTTTCCTGATCATATAGCTTATAAGACCTGGGAAGGCTTTCACTTTGTCGGCCATGAGATAAGAATTACAGAAGCCACTGATTGTTATGGGGCAGTCGTCTGGCCATCG GCTCTCGTTCTGTGTTATTTTTTGGAAACTAATTCTAAACAATGCAATTTGGTTGACAAAAATGTGATTGAAATTGGAGCTGGAACTGGCTTGGTCTCCATAGTAGCCAGTTTGCTGG GTGCCTTTGTGACTGCCACAGATTTGCCAGAACTCCTGGGAAACCTTCAGTACAACATTCTCCAAAATACAAAGCAGAAATGCAAACACCAGCCTTGTGTTAAGGAGTTGTCTTGGGGAATTGATCTGGAAAAGAACTTTCCTAGGTCTTCCTGTCACTTTGACTACATTATGGCTGCTGATGTAGTTTACCACCATCCATTCCTGGATGAGCTCCTCCTAACTTTTGATCACTTGTGCAAGAATGATACTGTTATTCTGTGGGCCATGAAATTTAGGCTGGAGAAAGAGAACCAATTTGTGGACAGATTTCAGACACTGTTTGACTTAGAGATGATTTCTAATTTTCCCAGTTTGAACATAGCCTTGTATAAAGCAatgaggaaaggcaggatgAAAGCCAGACCTTCCAAACTGAAGGTCTGA
- the LOC137469631 gene encoding protein-lysine methyltransferase METTL21E-like isoform X2, which translates to MGQSSGHRWLRSRQIQVAETTVIRAHKVLALIEAIQPTHALVLCYFLETNSKQCNLVDKNVIEIGAGTGLVSIVASLLGAFVTATDLPELLGNLQYNILQNTKQKCKHQPCVKELSWGIDLEKNFPRSSCHFDYIMAADVVYHHPFLDELLLTFDHLCKNDTVILWAMKFRLEKENQFVDRFQTLFDLEMISNFPSLNIALYKAMRKGRMKARPSKLKV; encoded by the exons ATGGGGCAGTCGTCTGGCCATCG ATGGCTGCGTAGCAGGCAGATCCAGGTTGCGGAAACAACAGTGATACGAGCTCACAAGGTGTTAGCACTCATAGAAGCTATTCAACCTACTCAT GCTCTCGTTCTGTGTTATTTTTTGGAAACTAATTCTAAACAATGCAATTTGGTTGACAAAAATGTGATTGAAATTGGAGCTGGAACTGGCTTGGTCTCCATAGTAGCCAGTTTGCTGG GTGCCTTTGTGACTGCCACAGATTTGCCAGAACTCCTGGGAAACCTTCAGTACAACATTCTCCAAAATACAAAGCAGAAATGCAAACACCAGCCTTGTGTTAAGGAGTTGTCTTGGGGAATTGATCTGGAAAAGAACTTTCCTAGGTCTTCCTGTCACTTTGACTACATTATGGCTGCTGATGTAGTTTACCACCATCCATTCCTGGATGAGCTCCTCCTAACTTTTGATCACTTGTGCAAGAATGATACTGTTATTCTGTGGGCCATGAAATTTAGGCTGGAGAAAGAGAACCAATTTGTGGACAGATTTCAGACACTGTTTGACTTAGAGATGATTTCTAATTTTCCCAGTTTGAACATAGCCTTGTATAAAGCAatgaggaaaggcaggatgAAAGCCAGACCTTCCAAACTGAAGGTCTGA